From Candidatus Zixiibacteriota bacterium, one genomic window encodes:
- the rpsA gene encoding 30S ribosomal protein S1 — MAVAKKPTKPTFDAKTSKRKASTARKTVKVKTKLVKRSPTEVEDVSAAVVRQREQLDRALTTRRQRVVEKAKGRIEISMPAEPTEVQAVKITDVSGVVYDKAEYDAMVQMYDSTIKDIKEGEIVRGRVLGVTMTDVIVDVGFKSEGIIPINEFTVPVNIKVGDPIDVYLEQIEDANGQLILSKQKADFMRVWDRIREVHDSGETIQGKIARRIKGGVVVDIMGVDAFLPGSQISLRQVPDFDALINQMIDVKIIKLNKSRRNIVVSRRVVLEEERESMRANLLREIQVGQIRQGIVKNVTDFGVFIDLGGVDGLLHITDMSWGRIRHPSEMVTLGEKIDVKILDYDDKTSRISLGLKQMTPYPWENIEEKYPVGSRLTGRVVSITDYGAFVELEKGIEGLIHISEMSWTQHIKHPSKIMNVNDKVDAVVLSIDKENEKISLGIKQMEPDPWLTIEGKYPIGKVVAGKVRNLTAFGAFVELEEGIDGLVHISDMSWTKRVQHPSEIMKKGDKVDVKVLKIDHENRRISLGFKQLMDDPWPELAKRFSIGAECLGMVTKVLDRGVVVDLGEGLEGFVPVAQLAGRDLTDPTGVFREGEQIPLTVIEFDKNQHKVILSVVVYYKKRERAEFEQYLAQHPTSASRAMAEAMPEELRATAQAETPPPTDSAPEAGAAEA, encoded by the coding sequence ATGGCAGTAGCCAAAAAGCCCACCAAACCGACGTTCGACGCCAAGACGAGCAAACGAAAAGCGTCGACGGCCAGGAAGACTGTCAAAGTCAAAACTAAATTGGTCAAGCGGTCTCCCACCGAGGTGGAAGATGTTTCCGCCGCGGTTGTTCGCCAGCGGGAGCAGCTTGATCGCGCGCTGACCACCCGTCGTCAACGCGTCGTCGAAAAAGCCAAGGGTCGCATCGAGATTTCGATGCCGGCCGAACCCACTGAGGTACAGGCGGTCAAGATCACCGATGTCTCCGGCGTTGTCTACGACAAGGCGGAGTACGACGCGATGGTCCAGATGTATGATTCCACCATCAAGGACATCAAGGAAGGTGAGATCGTCCGCGGCCGGGTGCTCGGCGTCACGATGACCGACGTCATTGTCGATGTCGGTTTCAAATCCGAGGGGATCATCCCGATCAACGAGTTCACCGTTCCGGTGAACATCAAGGTTGGCGACCCGATCGATGTCTACCTTGAGCAGATCGAAGATGCCAATGGTCAGCTCATTCTGTCCAAACAGAAGGCCGACTTCATGCGCGTCTGGGATCGGATCCGCGAGGTGCATGATTCCGGCGAGACGATCCAGGGGAAGATCGCCCGCCGTATCAAGGGAGGCGTGGTGGTGGATATCATGGGAGTCGACGCTTTCCTCCCCGGCTCGCAGATATCGCTGCGGCAGGTTCCGGATTTCGACGCTCTCATCAACCAGATGATCGATGTCAAGATCATCAAGCTCAACAAGAGCCGCCGCAATATCGTGGTGTCGCGCCGTGTGGTGCTCGAGGAAGAGCGTGAAAGCATGCGCGCCAACCTGCTTCGCGAGATCCAGGTCGGCCAGATTCGCCAGGGTATCGTCAAGAACGTCACCGATTTCGGCGTCTTTATCGACCTGGGCGGTGTCGACGGCCTGCTGCATATCACCGATATGTCGTGGGGACGGATTCGTCACCCCAGCGAGATGGTGACCCTGGGCGAGAAGATCGACGTCAAGATTCTCGACTACGATGACAAGACCTCGCGCATTTCACTTGGTCTGAAACAGATGACTCCGTACCCGTGGGAGAATATCGAGGAGAAGTATCCGGTTGGTTCCAGGCTCACCGGCCGCGTTGTCTCTATCACCGATTACGGTGCGTTTGTCGAGCTGGAAAAAGGCATAGAGGGATTGATTCACATTTCCGAGATGTCCTGGACCCAGCATATCAAGCACCCGTCGAAGATCATGAACGTCAACGACAAGGTTGATGCCGTGGTGCTCTCCATCGACAAAGAGAACGAGAAGATATCGCTCGGCATCAAGCAGATGGAGCCGGATCCGTGGCTTACTATCGAAGGGAAGTACCCGATCGGCAAAGTTGTAGCCGGCAAGGTGCGCAACCTGACCGCGTTCGGCGCCTTTGTCGAACTCGAGGAAGGGATCGATGGTCTGGTGCACATCTCCGACATGTCCTGGACCAAGCGGGTACAGCACCCATCTGAGATCATGAAGAAGGGGGACAAGGTCGACGTGAAAGTGCTCAAGATCGATCACGAAAACCGTCGCATCTCCCTCGGCTTCAAACAGCTCATGGATGATCCGTGGCCCGAACTGGCCAAGCGGTTCTCCATCGGCGCCGAGTGTCTTGGTATGGTCACCAAGGTACTGGATCGCGGGGTCGTGGTGGACTTGGGCGAAGGTCTGGAGGGATTCGTGCCGGTCGCCCAGCTGGCCGGACGCGACCTGACCGACCCGACCGGCGTGTTCCGTGAAGGTGAGCAGATCCCGCTTACTGTCATCGAGTTCGACAAGAATCAGCACAAGGTGATTCTGTCGGTGGTAGTGTACTACAAGAAGCGGGAGCGGGCCGAGTTTGAGCAGTATCTGGCACAGCATCCGACCTCGGCCAGCCGGGCCATGGCGGAAGCGATGCCGGAGGAACTCAGAGCGACCGCCCAGGCGGAAACCCCGCCTCCGACTGACTCTGCCCCCGAGGCAGGTGCGGCTGAAGCGTAA
- a CDS encoding lysophospholipid acyltransferase family protein gives MKILYYTGWSLTRIISKLVFRIKVTGQEHFPKSGGFILATNHISWYDPPLVGSWAPRQVYFFAKQELFRNKLFGAIIRRTNALPVKRGTVDRAALELSEEVIRSGYGLTIFPEGTRSKRDGFLDPKPGVGLLAMRAKCPIVPGYVYGSNRLKDCLLGRIRLQIVYGEPFAADWAASFSDGKESYQRISEAIMGRIGEIRDRTLDLK, from the coding sequence ATGAAAATCCTTTATTACACCGGTTGGTCGCTGACCCGGATCATCTCCAAACTGGTCTTTCGCATCAAAGTGACCGGTCAGGAGCATTTCCCAAAATCCGGCGGGTTCATTCTGGCCACCAACCACATATCCTGGTACGACCCACCGCTGGTCGGGAGCTGGGCGCCACGGCAGGTCTACTTCTTCGCCAAGCAGGAGTTGTTCAGAAACAAGCTGTTCGGAGCTATCATTCGCCGCACCAACGCTCTGCCGGTCAAACGCGGGACCGTCGATCGTGCAGCTCTCGAACTCTCGGAAGAGGTGATACGTAGCGGTTACGGGTTGACCATATTTCCTGAAGGCACTCGTTCAAAGCGGGACGGTTTTCTTGACCCAAAACCAGGAGTGGGACTTCTGGCCATGCGGGCCAAGTGTCCGATTGTGCCCGGATATGTCTATGGCTCCAACAGACTTAAGGACTGCCTTCTGGGGCGAATCCGGCTGCAGATTGTCTATGGTGAACCGTTTGCAGCGGACTGGGCGGCCTCTTTCTCCGATGGAAAAGAGAGCTACCAGAGGATCTCCGAAGCGATAATGGGGCGGATCGGCGAAATTCGGGACCGTACCCTCGACCTAAAGTGA
- the cmk gene encoding (d)CMP kinase has translation MAEQKYHSAKLKGRIIAIDGPAGSGKSTTAKILAARLGYNYLDTGAMYRAVTQIALQNRIAPNDAPRLAAVAQKMKITFETHEDVNRVFVDGVEVTAAIRTPEVTRHVSEVSAHKAVREAMVARQMELGKNGSIVAEGRDTTTVVFPHADIKVYLDASVETRAERRMLDLARMGITTTLDEQIADLKRRDAFDSGREHSPLQKAGDAFTIDTTDMTIDEQVANIVALLERVLSRK, from the coding sequence ATGGCCGAACAGAAATATCACTCTGCCAAGCTGAAGGGGCGCATCATCGCCATCGATGGGCCCGCCGGGTCGGGAAAATCGACAACCGCCAAGATCCTGGCGGCCCGCCTCGGCTACAACTACCTGGACACCGGCGCCATGTACCGCGCGGTGACACAAATTGCGCTCCAGAACCGCATCGCTCCCAACGATGCCCCCCGACTTGCCGCCGTCGCGCAGAAAATGAAGATCACATTCGAGACGCATGAGGATGTCAACCGCGTGTTTGTCGACGGTGTCGAGGTGACCGCGGCGATACGAACACCGGAAGTGACCCGCCATGTTTCAGAGGTGTCGGCTCACAAGGCGGTGCGAGAAGCAATGGTGGCACGGCAGATGGAACTCGGCAAGAACGGCTCGATCGTCGCCGAAGGACGAGACACCACCACCGTCGTGTTTCCACACGCGGACATCAAAGTGTATCTGGATGCTTCCGTCGAGACCAGGGCAGAGCGGCGGATGCTCGACCTGGCCAGAATGGGGATCACCACCACGCTCGATGAGCAGATTGCCGACCTCAAGCGACGCGATGCGTTCGATTCCGGCCGCGAACATTCCCCTCTCCAAAAAGCCGGTGACGCTTTCACTATCGACACGACCGATATGACGATCGACGAACAAGTGGCAAATATCGTGGCGCTTCTGGAACGTGTGCTTTCCCGAAAATGA
- a CDS encoding SOS response-associated peptidase, whose protein sequence is MCGRYTLASAIKAWEERFQLNFGDHLTAPRFNVTPGQSAPVIVQGNRREVRSMRWRLVPHWSKDETIGNKMINARSETLAEKPSFRRPLERTRCLVPADGFYEWRLKPSGKGKVPVRFVLKNGEPFAFAGLFDQWMGPDDLVLESFTIITTSPNELAAKVHNRMPVILPRDSENLWLTREAADLTGLTTLLRPYPAEQMDFYEVSSVVNSPANDTKACIAKVQTIL, encoded by the coding sequence ATGTGCGGCAGGTACACACTCGCGTCGGCCATCAAGGCCTGGGAAGAGCGCTTCCAGCTCAACTTCGGCGATCATCTGACAGCACCGCGCTTCAATGTCACCCCCGGACAGTCGGCGCCCGTTATCGTTCAGGGAAATCGCCGCGAAGTGCGATCCATGCGCTGGAGGCTGGTGCCACACTGGTCTAAAGATGAGACTATCGGCAACAAGATGATCAACGCCCGTTCCGAAACTCTGGCTGAGAAGCCGAGCTTCCGCCGTCCGCTTGAACGCACGCGCTGCCTGGTGCCCGCCGACGGATTCTACGAATGGCGATTGAAACCAAGCGGCAAGGGGAAAGTGCCGGTGCGGTTCGTGCTCAAGAATGGCGAACCGTTTGCATTTGCCGGGCTGTTCGATCAATGGATGGGTCCCGATGATCTGGTCCTTGAATCGTTCACGATCATTACCACCTCCCCCAACGAACTGGCCGCAAAGGTGCACAACCGCATGCCGGTGATCCTGCCGCGGGACTCCGAGAACCTTTGGCTCACCCGTGAGGCGGCAGATCTCACAGGGCTTACGACCCTGCTTCGCCCGTACCCAGCCGAGCAGATGGACTTCTACGAGGTCTCCTCCGTTGTCAACTCCCCAGCGAATGATACCAAGGCCTGCATCGCCAAAGTCCAAACGATTCTCTGA
- a CDS encoding hemolysin family protein has protein sequence MDSLLALEIGAIVILILANGFFALSEFSVIASRKTKLRQKVDEGKFGAATASRLHDNPEGFLATIQVGITLVGALVGVFSGATIVASLEKYYSASSITFVANGASALAVLTVVVPITILSVVLGELVPKYVALSYPEKYARLVAGPINLFYKTTYVFARVLSGVARLIVRLLGVRRDPETGVISEEEVEHIIVEGRKRGLFEITEEEFIKSVFAFTDSTVRRAMKPRTDVIGIAADASPQEAMKIIAENGYSRYPVYENTVDHVVGVLYTKDLLTDLTERSQLDVRKLMRDPVFVPDSMPLTRVLHQFQRGKAHLAVVLDEFGGTAGIVTLEDILEELVGEIQDEYDAEAPPVLKLSETVVHADGSVWPGEVNELLGTKLPEEEAETIAGLFIDEAGRVPDRYESVQLADAKLTVLAKDKNRIMRMKVEKLGSPEEGE, from the coding sequence ATGGACAGCCTCCTTGCTCTTGAGATCGGCGCGATCGTCATTCTGATCCTCGCAAACGGGTTCTTCGCCCTTTCCGAATTCTCAGTTATTGCCAGCCGCAAAACCAAACTGCGACAGAAAGTCGACGAAGGGAAATTCGGCGCTGCCACCGCTTCTCGCCTTCACGACAATCCCGAAGGATTTCTGGCGACCATCCAGGTGGGCATCACCCTGGTCGGTGCGTTAGTCGGCGTGTTCTCGGGTGCCACCATCGTGGCATCGCTGGAAAAGTACTACAGCGCCAGCAGCATTACTTTCGTGGCCAATGGTGCGTCGGCGCTGGCGGTGCTTACTGTCGTTGTACCGATCACCATTCTTTCGGTCGTATTGGGGGAACTGGTCCCCAAGTATGTCGCATTATCCTATCCCGAGAAATACGCCCGACTGGTTGCCGGTCCGATCAATCTGTTTTACAAGACCACGTACGTGTTCGCACGCGTGCTGAGCGGGGTGGCCCGCTTGATCGTACGTCTGCTCGGTGTCAGGCGGGATCCGGAGACCGGAGTAATCAGCGAAGAAGAGGTCGAACATATCATCGTGGAGGGGCGGAAGCGGGGATTGTTCGAGATCACGGAGGAGGAGTTCATCAAGTCGGTCTTTGCCTTCACCGACTCCACGGTTCGTCGCGCCATGAAGCCCCGAACTGATGTTATCGGCATCGCGGCCGACGCATCGCCCCAGGAAGCGATGAAGATCATCGCCGAAAATGGCTACAGCCGGTACCCGGTGTACGAGAACACGGTCGACCACGTCGTTGGAGTGTTGTATACCAAAGACCTACTGACTGATTTGACCGAGCGGTCGCAGCTGGATGTCCGGAAGCTCATGCGCGACCCGGTGTTTGTTCCGGACTCGATGCCGCTCACGCGGGTACTTCACCAATTCCAACGCGGCAAAGCGCACCTCGCTGTCGTTCTCGATGAATTCGGCGGCACTGCCGGAATAGTAACGCTTGAGGACATTCTCGAAGAGTTGGTGGGCGAAATCCAGGACGAGTATGACGCCGAGGCGCCCCCCGTGCTCAAGCTATCCGAGACCGTAGTACATGCCGATGGCTCCGTCTGGCCGGGGGAGGTGAACGAGTTACTCGGAACTAAGCTGCCTGAGGAAGAAGCTGAAACGATAGCCGGGCTGTTCATCGACGAGGCTGGGCGGGTCCCGGATCGATATGAGTCGGTGCAGCTTGCCGACGCCAAACTCACCGTTCTGGCCAAAGACAAGAACCGCATTATGCGTATGAAAGTTGAAAAACTTGGTTCGCCGGAGGAAGGGGAGTAG
- the htpX gene encoding zinc metalloprotease HtpX, with protein MNGFKVTILMLVLMALFMWLGNMFGGTQGMVIAFLVATGLNFFAYWFSDKMVLKMYRARQVQEADHPKLFRVVKRVATQAMMPMPKVYIVPSRAPNAFATGRDVDHAAVAATEGLLELLNEDELEGVIGHEVAHIRNKDMLIGTVAATFAGAIGLIAEFARFSAIFGGMGRDDDNRGGGIGLLVAAIVAPLVAIIIQFAISRQREYGADAEGGRITGKFLPLASALKKLHTAPVRMNLDQHPSTAHLMIANPLSGKGLTSLFSTHPPVEKRIAKLQELAQTAVYQPYVG; from the coding sequence ATGAACGGCTTCAAAGTGACAATACTCATGCTCGTCCTCATGGCACTGTTCATGTGGCTGGGCAATATGTTTGGTGGCACGCAGGGCATGGTGATCGCGTTCCTGGTGGCGACCGGCTTGAACTTCTTTGCCTACTGGTTTTCGGACAAGATGGTGCTGAAGATGTACCGTGCCCGACAGGTGCAGGAGGCGGATCACCCCAAGCTGTTCCGCGTGGTGAAACGAGTCGCCACTCAGGCAATGATGCCGATGCCGAAAGTGTACATTGTACCGAGTCGTGCGCCCAACGCCTTTGCCACCGGTCGTGATGTCGACCACGCGGCGGTAGCTGCCACCGAGGGACTATTGGAGCTTCTCAACGAAGATGAGCTCGAGGGAGTTATCGGGCACGAGGTTGCCCACATCCGCAACAAGGACATGCTGATCGGCACCGTGGCGGCGACATTCGCAGGCGCGATCGGCCTTATTGCGGAGTTTGCGCGTTTCAGCGCCATTTTCGGCGGCATGGGGCGCGACGATGATAACCGCGGCGGCGGCATCGGTCTTTTGGTGGCGGCAATAGTGGCGCCGCTGGTGGCGATAATCATCCAATTCGCCATCTCGCGTCAGCGTGAATACGGCGCCGACGCCGAAGGGGGGCGTATCACGGGCAAGTTTCTGCCTCTGGCCTCGGCTCTCAAGAAGCTCCACACCGCGCCGGTGCGCATGAACCTGGATCAGCATCCGTCGACTGCTCACCTGATGATCGCCAATCCGCTCTCGGGAAAGGGACTCACTTCGCTGTTTTCCACCCATCCACCGGTCGAAAAGCGGATCGCCAAACTACAGGAACTGGCTCAAACCGCCGTGTATCAACCGTATGTCGGCTGA
- a CDS encoding dicarboxylate/amino acid:cation symporter — translation MRGKISNLVLLGMLVGVLLGGLLGYFVPSVMLATSFVGRLFLNALRIIMVPLLITSLIAGISALGGTRRIGRMAAVTISYYVAISIVAALIGLAAVGLISPGEGMNASSAQIPAGLPAPEVRTLTDFFATLIPDNPILAIVQGHLFGHVLLALFVGGILVTLGPRGRTAIHFFHELREALFRLVTLLLKVAPIGLLSLVGTIVAQNPESVAGAGGNLAMYTVTMVVGLLLYAGVALPLILKFAGKRPPFEYLSNMVPALATAFATSSPAATLPVTYQCVTEKNRVDQRAGGLALPFGAMVNMGATSLYLVVATMFIAQAFAVDLGAGQVLLVVVSSILLSMTATGLPSAAFLTVAGVLAIADFPPAAFAGLGLILLVDWIIDRFRVKAGVWGDAVGAAIVARVVEQQGQRPGETFSPRGEGFRQDRPRQMDRPMGRPQEREPFRRDRQFGGRPGDRGPRRDSERRDRPPERRRDFDRRSPFAVSDKSSPVIEGEHVEAVMMEPPTEPRRTEEPSRGQDRPHRDDRHGRRDRRPPRGRRDHRDSGYPRHVSEPESTEQRDLPVPAPLPEPEPAAELTSESIGLGSDERTETWPRTEEAEDTEVSRHTTDRSDEEAGTAGSGSDVHNAEVDDAEVTYGRTRARRFERTRSDSAGNESTAEPSQSAVTPDTPEPTTPDEPIEFGRTRRKRFR, via the coding sequence ATGAGAGGTAAAATCTCAAACCTGGTTCTGCTCGGGATGCTCGTGGGCGTGCTCCTCGGCGGACTCCTCGGCTACTTTGTGCCGAGCGTTATGCTTGCCACCAGTTTTGTCGGCAGGCTGTTTCTTAACGCCCTCCGTATCATCATGGTGCCGCTGCTCATCACCAGCCTTATTGCCGGCATCAGCGCACTTGGCGGCACACGCCGAATCGGCCGCATGGCAGCGGTCACAATTTCCTACTACGTGGCGATCAGCATTGTCGCCGCCCTCATCGGTCTCGCAGCGGTTGGCCTGATCTCGCCGGGCGAGGGCATGAATGCCTCCAGCGCGCAGATCCCGGCCGGACTGCCGGCGCCAGAGGTCCGCACCCTGACCGACTTCTTCGCCACCCTCATTCCGGACAATCCGATCCTGGCGATCGTCCAGGGACATTTGTTCGGACACGTCCTCCTGGCATTGTTCGTAGGGGGCATTCTGGTCACGCTTGGCCCGCGCGGTCGCACGGCCATTCATTTCTTTCACGAATTGCGAGAAGCACTGTTCCGGCTGGTTACGCTTCTCCTGAAAGTGGCGCCGATCGGTCTTCTGTCCTTGGTGGGAACTATCGTAGCGCAAAATCCTGAGTCGGTCGCGGGCGCCGGCGGCAATCTGGCCATGTATACGGTCACGATGGTAGTGGGGTTGTTGCTGTATGCAGGTGTCGCGTTACCCTTGATCCTCAAATTTGCCGGCAAACGACCGCCGTTTGAGTACCTGAGCAATATGGTGCCGGCGCTGGCCACCGCCTTTGCGACATCATCACCGGCTGCCACGCTCCCGGTAACATATCAGTGTGTTACTGAAAAAAACCGAGTCGACCAGCGTGCCGGCGGCCTGGCGCTTCCGTTTGGCGCCATGGTCAACATGGGCGCGACATCACTCTATTTGGTGGTCGCCACTATGTTCATCGCGCAAGCCTTTGCGGTCGACTTGGGCGCCGGACAGGTACTGTTGGTCGTGGTTTCTTCGATTCTCTTGTCCATGACCGCCACCGGTTTGCCGTCGGCCGCATTTCTGACCGTCGCCGGCGTGCTGGCTATCGCAGACTTCCCGCCCGCGGCCTTCGCCGGACTCGGCTTGATCCTGCTGGTCGATTGGATCATCGACCGGTTCCGAGTTAAGGCGGGCGTTTGGGGTGACGCGGTAGGCGCCGCCATCGTTGCACGTGTGGTCGAGCAGCAGGGCCAACGACCGGGCGAGACTTTTTCGCCTCGTGGCGAAGGATTCCGACAGGACCGACCGCGCCAAATGGACCGCCCGATGGGGCGCCCGCAAGAGCGCGAACCGTTCCGCCGGGACCGGCAGTTCGGAGGCCGTCCTGGTGATCGCGGTCCGCGGCGTGACAGCGAAAGGCGCGACCGCCCGCCGGAACGACGCCGGGATTTTGACCGTCGGTCTCCTTTTGCGGTGAGCGATAAATCGAGCCCCGTGATCGAGGGAGAACATGTGGAAGCGGTCATGATGGAGCCGCCGACCGAACCGCGTCGCACCGAGGAACCCTCGCGCGGTCAAGACCGACCACATCGGGATGACCGGCACGGCCGGCGAGACCGCCGCCCGCCCCGCGGACGACGAGATCATCGCGATTCCGGCTACCCACGCCATGTTTCCGAACCGGAGTCAACTGAGCAACGAGATCTCCCGGTACCGGCGCCACTGCCGGAGCCTGAACCGGCTGCCGAACTGACCTCGGAATCAATCGGTCTGGGAAGCGACGAGCGGACCGAAACCTGGCCACGCACCGAAGAGGCTGAGGATACCGAGGTATCTCGCCACACCACCGATCGTTCCGACGAAGAAGCCGGCACTGCTGGTTCTGGGTCGGACGTACATAATGCCGAAGTCGACGATGCCGAAGTGACATACGGCCGTACGCGTGCTCGACGTTTTGAGCGAACCCGCTCGGACAGCGCCGGGAACGAGTCAACGGCTGAACCGTCACAGAGTGCTGTCACTCCGGATACGCCTGAGCCGACCACGCCCGACGAGCCGATCGAATTTGGTCGCACTCGCCGGAAACGGTTCAGATGA
- a CDS encoding potassium channel protein — MPGMNANHHFSAGKKLQLALLAFLTLLIAGTIGFMVIESMSPLNAVYMTVITLSTVGYGEVEALSSNGKLFDMVLILFGVALGGFVASVIGQVVIEGQFGEMVTRRKMNNMIQKMNEHCIVAGYGRVGRQVAQELALKKAPFVVIEKEPEALAQVKNAGYPFVTGDAAEEEVLKQAGIDRAKTLITTLPQEAQNVYLILTARYLNASLTIISRAEYEDGEKKLLRAGANHVVVPHVLGGTRMAMAALRPNVVDFMRMAIGGEEGLFVEEIRVPESSPFVGKSLSDSNLKRDYGVTIVGIRQGANRMVLNPASQTPIAGNDILVVMGQGSDLERLNKGLGV, encoded by the coding sequence ATGCCAGGAATGAACGCCAATCACCACTTCAGCGCCGGCAAGAAACTTCAACTCGCCTTGCTGGCGTTCCTGACGCTTCTGATCGCTGGAACGATTGGGTTCATGGTCATCGAGAGCATGAGCCCGCTCAACGCCGTATACATGACCGTCATTACCCTCTCGACCGTTGGCTACGGTGAAGTGGAGGCGCTCTCGTCGAACGGCAAACTATTCGACATGGTGCTCATCCTGTTCGGCGTGGCGCTGGGTGGGTTCGTGGCCTCGGTGATCGGACAGGTGGTTATCGAGGGCCAGTTCGGCGAAATGGTGACACGAAGGAAGATGAATAATATGATCCAGAAGATGAATGAACACTGTATCGTGGCCGGCTACGGGCGCGTCGGCCGGCAGGTGGCGCAGGAACTCGCTCTCAAGAAGGCGCCGTTCGTGGTGATCGAAAAAGAGCCCGAGGCTCTGGCCCAGGTGAAGAACGCCGGGTATCCGTTCGTCACCGGTGATGCCGCCGAAGAAGAGGTACTGAAACAAGCTGGGATCGACCGCGCCAAAACCCTGATCACCACGCTGCCACAAGAGGCGCAGAACGTTTATCTTATTTTGACCGCGCGCTACCTGAACGCCTCGCTCACCATTATTTCACGCGCCGAGTACGAAGACGGCGAAAAGAAGCTGCTTCGCGCGGGCGCCAATCATGTGGTCGTGCCGCACGTGCTCGGCGGTACTCGCATGGCCATGGCAGCGCTCCGACCCAATGTAGTCGATTTCATGCGGATGGCGATTGGCGGTGAAGAAGGATTGTTCGTCGAAGAGATCCGAGTACCGGAGAGCTCACCGTTCGTCGGCAAGAGTCTCTCGGATTCAAACCTCAAGCGAGACTACGGCGTCACCATCGTCGGTATCAGGCAGGGTGCGAACCGAATGGTCCTCAATCCTGCCTCGCAGACACCGATTGCGGGCAACGACATACTGGTGGTGATGGGTCAGGGCAGCGACCTGGAGCGGCTGAACAAAGGGCTGGGGGTCTGA
- a CDS encoding VanZ family protein yields MPVGTSPGRVFVRYHAPMLFFASAIITVSSIPDLKGPQLQFIPFDKLAHFLEYAVFAILAYRSFSQLVPQMNLDLAYVLCLLFVALFAGFDEYYQRYVPGRYTDVKDFATDLAGAVLVGTFLWLRSRRNAQP; encoded by the coding sequence ATGCCTGTTGGTACCAGTCCGGGTAGGGTCTTTGTTCGGTATCATGCGCCGATGCTCTTTTTCGCGTCGGCGATCATAACCGTCTCGTCAATTCCGGACCTCAAGGGTCCGCAACTGCAGTTTATTCCCTTCGACAAGCTGGCCCATTTTCTTGAATACGCAGTTTTTGCGATTCTGGCTTATCGCTCCTTCTCGCAATTGGTCCCCCAGATGAATCTCGACCTTGCGTATGTTCTCTGTCTGCTGTTTGTTGCGCTGTTTGCCGGGTTTGACGAATACTACCAGAGGTATGTTCCCGGCAGATACACAGATGTGAAAGATTTTGCAACTGACTTAGCGGGAGCGGTGTTAGTGGGGACATTCTTATGGCTCCGCTCTCGTAGAAATGCGCAACCATGA